The following are encoded together in the Ovis aries strain OAR_USU_Benz2616 breed Rambouillet chromosome X, ARS-UI_Ramb_v3.0, whole genome shotgun sequence genome:
- the NR0B1 gene encoding nuclear receptor subfamily 0 group B member 1 translates to MAGEDHQWQGSILYNMLMSAKQVQATPEPPKARVGAACWGCSCGSEPPVGREGLTGAPATVLLYRCCFCGEDHPRQGSILYNLLMNAKQAQETPEAPEEGLGAACWGCSCGSEPPAGREGLTGVRTTVLLYRCCFCGEDHPRQGSILYSLLTSAKQTHVAPEASEAQPGGAWWDRSYSARRLGGREELRGGQAGALPCLCCFCGEDHPRLGSLPCHVPSGAKPTDLAREVPPGTPWWDPARGVRRRVTLKSPQVVCEAASAGLLKTLRFVKYLPCFQVLPLDQQLVLLRSCWAPLLMLELAQDRLNFETVETSEPSLLQSILATRRRETAGNEPPPQPPLLPHSVLPLEAEYLPSAAEVQTIKGFLAKCRSLDITTKEYAYLKGTVLFNPDLPGLQCVKYIQGLQWGTQQILSEHVRMTHGVYRARFAELNSALFLLRFISANTLAELFFRPIIGTVSMDDMMLEMLCAKL, encoded by the exons ATGGCGGGCGAGGACCACCAGTGGCAGGGCAGCATCCTGTACAACATGCTCATGAGCGCCAAGCAAGTGCAAGCGACCCCGGAGCCGCCCAAGGCACGGGTGGGGGCCGCGTGCTGGGGCTGCTCCTGTGGCTCTGAGCCCCCGGTGGGCAGAGAGGGACTGACCGGTGCGCCGGCCACGGTGCTCCTGTACCGCTGCTGCTTTTGCGGGGAAGACCACCCGCGGCAGGGCAGCATCCTCTACAACCTGCTCATGAACGCCAAGCAAGCGCAGGAGACTCCGGAGGCGCCCGAGGAAGGACTGGGGGCCGCGTGCTGGGGCTGCTCCTGTGGCTCTGAGCCCCCGGCGGGCAGAGAGGGGCTGACGGGTGTGCGGACCACGGTGCTCCTGTACCGCTGCTGCTTCTGCGGGGAAGACCACCCGCGGCAGGGCAGCATTCTGTACAGCTTGCTCACCAGCGCCAAGCAGACGCACGTGGCGCCTGAAGCTTCCGAGGCGCAGCCGGGGGGCGCATGGTGGGACCGCTCTTACAGCGCGCGGAGGCTAGGGGGCCGAGAGGAACTGCGGGGCGGGCAGGCGGGTGCGCTCCCGTGCCTCTGCTGCTTTTGCGGTGAAGACCACCCGCGGCTGGGCAGCCTCCCCTGCCACGTGCCCTCGGGCGCCAAGCCGACGGACTTGGCTAGAGAGGTACCGCCGGGGACCCCCTGGTGGGACCCCGCGCGCGGCGTGCGGCGGCGGGTGACCCTCAAGAGCCCACAGGTGGTCTGCGAGGCCGCGTCGGCGGGGCTGTTGAAGACGCTGCGTTTCGTCAAGTACTTGCCCTGCTTCCAGGTGCTCCCCCTGGACCAGCAGCTAGTGCTGTTGCGCAGCTGCTGGGCGCCGCTGCTCATGCTGGAGCTGGCCCAGGACCGCCTGAACTTTGAGACGGTGGAGACCTCTGAGCCCAGCCTGCTGCAGAGCATCCTCGCCACCAGGCGGCGGGAGACCGCGGGCAACGAGCCGCCGCCCCAACCCCCACTGCTGCCGCACTCGGTCTTGCCGCTGGAGGCCGAGTATTTGCCCTCGGCCGCCGAGGTCCAAACTATCAAGGGCTTCCTTGCCAAGTGCCGGAGCCTGGATATAACTACCAAGGAGTACGCCTACCTCAAGGGGACCGTACTCTTCAACCCGG ACCTGCCAGGCCTGCAGTGCGTGAAGTACATCCAGGGACTTCAGTGGGGAACTCAACAGATACTGAGCGAACACGTCAGGATGACACACGGGGTGTACCGGGCCAGGTTTGCTGAACTGAACAGTGCCCTCTTCCTTCTGAGATTCATCAGCGCTAACACCCTGGCTGAACTGTTCTTCAGGCCCATCATTGGCACAGTCAGTATGGATGATATGATGCTGGAGATGCTCTGTGCAAAGTTGTGA